The region TCGTCAACTATTGAACACAATACTTCCAATACTGACAAAAAACTTAAAAGTGGACAATCGGTCAGGGTTGATATCGAAAAACTAGATACTTTGCTTAATCTTGTCGGCGAATTGGTAATTAATAAAACCAGGCTGGAACAAATTGGTCTTACCCATCGTCTTAGCGAACTTGTCGAGACGATTGAGCAAATGGACCGGGTGACTACCGACTTGCAGGCAGTAGTTATGAAAGTCCGCATGGTACCAGTAGGACAGGTGTTTAACCGCTTCCCCCGGATGGTTCGGGATTTGTCACGCGAATTGAATAAAGAAGTTAACCTTATTATCCAGGGTGAAGAAACTGAACTTGACCGTACTGTTATTGATGAAATCGGTGATCCTCTGGTACATCTTTTGCGCAACTCGATTGATCATGGTATTGAGCATCCGGCTGAGCGTCAGGCCAAAGGTAAGAATGCTATCGGGGAAATTCGTCTGATCGCCCGTCATGAAGGCAACAATGTCATCATTATGGTTGAAGATGACGGCAAAGGGATTAATCCTGATGTTATTAAGCAAAAAGCGTTGGAGAAAGGGCTTATTACTCAGAGCGAAGCTGACAAGATGGAGCCGTCTGAAGCAATTAGGCTTGTATTTTTACCGGGATTTTCCACGGCTGAAACAGTTACTGATGTTTCGGGGCGCGGCGTAGGTATGGATGCTGTTAAGACAAAAATTGAATCACTTGGCGGGATGGTTGATGTTGAAACTAAAATTAATGAGGGCAGCAAGTTCAAAATCAGGTTACCGCTAACGTTGGCCATTATCCAGGCACTGCTCGTAAAAGTATGCGAAGAGATTTATGCTATACCGCTTGGCGCAATTGACAGCACTATTAATGTTACTTCGAATGATATAAAAACCATTCAGAATCAGGAAGTTATCCTGCTTAGAGGACAAATTATTCCGATAGTACGTCTGGCTAACGTACTTAATGTTCCTAATACTTGTGTTCACAGCCAGGATGAATTGTTTGTTGTAATTGTCCATATGGGAGAACATCGTGCCGGGATAATTGTTGATACATTAATTGGTCAGCAGGAGATAGTAATCAAATCACTGGGCAAATTGCTGGCAGGCATTAAGGTCATCGCCGGCGCTACTATCTTAGGCAATGGTCAGGTAGCTCTTATTTTGGACGTTGGTGCATTAAAGCAATAAGCAGGGGGGGACGAAATGTGTCGGAAGTAACTTATTCGGGCAATGAAATTCAACTGGTGGTATTCAAACTGGGACGGGAAGAATATGGTATCAGTATTCTGCAAGTTCAGGAAATTAAGCGAATGACGGAGATTACCCGAGTGCCCCATTCTCCTGATTATATAAAAGGCGTAATGAATTTACGCGGTAGCGTTTTACCCGTTATTGACCTAAAGAAAAGGCTTAATTTGCCGCCACAGGAGTATAATGATGATACGAGAATCATCATTATAAAAGTTGAAGACATAACTGTTGGCATGATTGTAGATGCTGTTTCAGAAGTAACTACTATTGATAAAAATAATATTGAACCGCCGCAAGCTGTGGTAGGAGGTATTGCTGCCGACTATTTAAGCGGAGTAGGGAAAACCGAAAACCGGCTACTCATATTACTTAATGCTGATGCTATAATTGGCATAGGCCAGGAAGTTAAAGCCGGCTAATTATTTAGGTTAGGTATAGATGTAAAAGGGGTGGAGAAATTTGTCTGAAGACATATTAAAACTATCACCGTTGCAGTTAGATGCATTAAGGGAAATTGGCAATGTAGGCGCCGGTAATGCCGCAACAGCTTTATCCCAAATTATTAATCACAAAATTGATATGACAGTCCCGGAAGTATCAATTCTTCCTCTCGGTGATGTGCCGGAAGTGGTAGGTGGTCCTGATGCAATGGTCGCAGGTGTCTATCTTAGGGTATTTGGGCCGGCGCCTGGCAGCATCTTATTCCTCCTTCCTCGCGACAGTGCTTTTTGCCTGGTTGATATGCTAATGGGCCGCAAGCAAGGCGATACTCAACTCCTTAATTCTATGGACGAGTCGGCTTTAATGGAAATTGGCAACATATTGGCGGGAGCTTACTTAAATGCCTTGTCGTATTTTACAAAATTAACATTATTGCCGTCTATTCCTGCTTTGGCCATTGATATGGCTGGGGCTATCTTAAGTGTAATTTTGATTCAATTGGGTCAGATGGGCGATCATGCACTGGTAATTGAAACCGAATTCACCACAGATAATGATGGTGTTAAAGGCCATTTTTTCCTTATTCCTGATCCCGGCTCACTCGGCACAATTTTGGCGGCAATCGGGGTGAAGGAATAATGGCAGAACTAATAAAAGTAGGAATGGCTGATTATAAGGTTGGGCGTAGTCCTGACAGTTTAATTAGTTATGGATTAGGGTCTTGCGTAGGTATAGCTTTATTTGACCCCATTGCGAAAATCGGTGGTTTGGCTCATATTATGCTTCCTGATAGTACCCAAGCCCGCTCAGCTGACAACCCGGCTAAATTTGCTGATACGGCGCTTCCGTTAATGCTTAACGAAATAATTAAGCTTGGCGCAGTTAAGTCACGGGTTACGGCTAAGATTGCCGGTGGCGCACAAATGTTTACTTTTACCAATACTACCGATATCATGCGGGTAGGAGAACGGAATGCTGAGGCAGTACGTTTTGTACTTAAAAAACTTGAAATAAAACTAATGGCGGAAGATACCGGCGGTAATTATGGCCGGACTGTTGAATTAAAGCTTGATAATGGAATTTTTCGGGTAAAGACTATTGATAAGGGTGAAAAAGAACTATAAAGGAGGAAGGACTATGACGCTAAAGTTGCGGTTTGGTTTATATCTGGCGCTTGGAGCCGGTATTCTAACCTTATTGGTTGGTGCTTTTAATAGTGTCACCCTAGTTACTGTTTTATACCGCACATTAGTATCGTTAGTCCTTTTTGCAGTTTTAGGATACACGTGCGGTCAATTTGCGGAACGCTTTTTGCAAGAAAAACTTGCTGAAACAATGCCTAAAGGCCGGAATATTGACATTGTAAGCCATAATGAACATGGGGATGAACTGTCTGTGCCTGCTGCCGAATTTAAACCCCTGAATCCTGACAATTTTGAAAACATAACACTGACGCAAAAGTAAGGAGGGAGGGGTAAGCGCCAATGGTAGGTAACAACACTGAACAGAAGGCTGCTAACACACTCAAGCTTTGGCGGGAGTATACGATTAACCGGAGCCCGGAGATTCGGGAAAAACTTATTGAAATCTACCTGCAATTAGTTAAACTAGTAGCGGGACGTATTGCCGTCAGCCTCCCTCAACATGTTGATAAAGATGATTTGATCAGCAACGGTTTTTTTGGCCTGATGGAATCAATTGACCGGTTTGATCCTGATCGGGGGATTAAATTTGAAACCTATGCAGTAGTACGCATTCGGGGAGCTATTCTGGATTCGTTACGAGCTCAGGATTGGATTCCGGCTACTATTAGGCAAAAAGCTCGGCAGTATGAGCAGACTGTTGCTAAACTAGAACATGCGCTGGGGCGTTCTGTAAGTGATGAAGAGATTGCTATGGCAATGAAAATCTCGCTCAATGAACTTTATACACTTATTAATCATTTAAATTCCAGCACACTTATTCCGCTGGAAGAGTTTGCCAAAACCGAAACAGCTTCCCAACATACGCCGAATCCTGCTCAACGCGTTGAGGAGGAAGAAGTAAAAGCCATGCTAGCAAAAAGTATTGACAAATTACCGGAAAAAGAACGTTTGGTAATAAGCCTTTATTATTATGAAGGACTAACTTTAAAAGAGATAAGCTTAATACTAAAATTGTCTGAAGCACGCATCTCGCAGCTTCATACTAAAGCCATATTCCGCTTGCGTGGGGCCTTATCAAGATTAAAATCAAGCCTAGTTTAATTTTTTCCTTAATATTTATATCGACGTAGCGGTATTGGAGTGGGGGAGAGACATATGGATAGCAATGAACGCTTTCTCAAACAGGCAGATGGTAAAACTAGCTCGCTTGATGGTTATTTTACTATTTCAACTGAGGCCGATGGTATTTATATAGCTGTTTATCCACCGCTAGATGAAGGGCAGCCGGTAAAAGCCCCGCAAATCATCCAAAACTTAGCAGAGCGGGGTATCAGCAAAGTAGATAATGTTTTACTGACGCGCACTATAAAGGATGCCTTGGGAACTCCGGTAAAGATTGCTGACATACCTGTTAAAGTCGAGCCTGATGTCCAAGTGCTTGTTTCCAGGGATAGGATGGAGGCTTCACTACAGATTCATTTGCCTAACGGTTGCCGACCGGTGGTTATTGATGATGTTATGGATAAAATTAAGAATGCAGGTATTGTTTATGGAATTGATAGTGCAGCAATAGAAAATGCGCTTGCACGTCCTGGAATTACTGTAACCTGTGCAAAAGGACTAAGACCTGTTGATGGGAATAATGCCTATATCAAATATCATGTTGATTTAGAAAATAAAGGACGGCCTGTAGAGATGGAATATGGCCGGGTCGACTTTAAGAATCTTAATATGTTTACTATTGTTCAAAAAGATGAACTATTGGCCGAAAAAATTCCCGCTACGCCCGGAACGCCAGGAATTGATATTTTGGGAAATGAAGTTCCGGCCAAACATGGCAGGGATTTGTTGTTACCAACAGGAAAAAATGTTTATGTTGTTGAGGGATTGAAGGTGCATGCCGCCCAAGCCGGCCAGCTTGTTATTGCCAATAATAAGATCAATGTAATACCGGTTATTGAGGTTAAAGGCGATGTTGACTTATCTACAGGTAATATTGATTTTGTTGGTAGTGTACTCGTACAGGGGTCAGTTCAAACCGGCTTTACTGTTAAAGCTGAAGGTAATGTGGAGATTGCCGGAAATGTTAGCGGTGGGGTTGTCGAAGGAAAAAATGTTATTGTGCGCATGGGTATTCAGGGAATGCACCGTGGGTATATAAAGGCAGTTGAAAACTTAGTTACTAAATATATTGAAAACGCAACAGTTTATGCCGGTAAAGACGTTATTGTCAGCGATGTTATTTTACATAGTCAGGTAAGTGCCGCTAAGCGGGTAATTGTGGAAGAACGTCGTGGTCTTATTGTGGGAGGCCAGGTATCGGCTGGTGAGGAAATTAGGGCAAAAATAATTGGTACCAATTCAGCCACTAATACAGATATAGAAGTCGGTGTAAATCCACAATTGCGGGAAGAATATCAAGTGTTGCGCAAAGAAGCTCGAAAGTTAGAATTTAACCTTGAGCAAACGCAGAAAGCTCTCAACATATTACGGGCTATGGATCAGGCTACTTTGGCACCTGATAAACGTCAGATGTTGCTTAAACTTACTAAAGCTCAGTTCCATTTAATGGGTCAGACGGAAACTATACGTAATAGGATTGCTGAAATTGAATTAGCCTTGGAAGAAATGCGATATGGAAATATTAAGGTAGCAGATACTGTTTATCCTGGAGTTAAACTGGTAGTAGGCACTATGGTAAAGCCGGTCAGAGATGTTATTAAGTTTGCCAATTTTTATGCGGAAGACGGAGAAATCAAAACAGGTCCTTATAAATAGTAGTATCTACCAATTTTAGTGGAGCTTTATTTTATATATTGGGGCGGTGATGTAATGAGCATTAGGTCAATTGATATGCAGGTGCTTATTCCAAGGGCAACAGAAGTCGGTAAGCACCAGCAGAATATTGCTCAACAAAGTACGGTGCAGCAACAGCAGTTTGCCGAACAAATGCAAAAAACGGCCGAAGTGCGTCAGCATCAAGTTCAAAGCCTGGTTAAAAGCCAGGGTGGAAAAGTTGAACGAGATGAGACAAAAGAAAAGCAAAGCAAACATCGTTCTAATGGCTATCTTCGGCAGGACACCGCTATAGACCGGGATGATACAGCTGACCACGAAAATACAGAAAATACTACTGTAGGTCGGGACCCAGCGCTTGGACATATTATTGACATAAAAACATAATAATTAGTGAGGTGCCGCCCGTGCTTAGCGGTGTTATTGTTTCAGTGCTTGTCATATTGCTCTTGGCTTTTTTTTTAATATATAAAAAAGAAATGATTATCAAGATGTTTGCCCTTAATGTGTCGACACCGGCAAATGAATTTGCCCAGCAGCTAGAACAAACGGCTGATTCTGTAATCAAACGGCTTGAAGATGAGGCAGCGCATCTTGAATTATTGCTGGATGAAGCGGAAGCTAAAATAGCTATGCTCGGTCAACAACTTGAATGTGCCAATCGTATTATTGAACAGTTAACTGGCTTAGAAAACAAGCAGGATACGGTCGAACAAAGCCGAGAAACCATTAAAGCCGTTGACACTCGAAATCTGCCGGCGATTGTAACGGAGACGGATAAGACCAAATCCCTGAATATAATTGAGAAAAAACTGCCGGGTGCGGTAGCTAAAAAGCCTATAATTGGTGAAAAGCACAGGCTTATTATTGCTATGGCCGAGCAGGGGTACACTGTAACAGAGATTGCCAAAGCTACTGGTATGGGCAGAGGCGAGATAATGCTTTTGCTACAATTGAATAATAAATAGGGCAGTTGGTATAATAAAGAGCGAAAAAGAAGAATTAATAAGTATTTTGACTTGTTATTAACGCCAAATTATGCTATACTACTTTTCGGTGTTATTCCACACGCAATCTAATTTTGCTACTGTGCCAGAAATGGTGGAGGCAAAAAATGCAGGTTGCGGCGGTAATTTAACAGGAGGTGCTTATTTTGTCAGTAATTTCTATGAAACAACTTCTGGAAGCTGGTGTGCATTTCGGTCACCAAACCAGAAGATGGAATCCCAAAATGGCTCCATATATTTTCACGGAGCGAAACGGTATCTATATAATAGACCTGCAAAAAACAGTAAAAAAAGTAGAAGAAGCGTATAATTTTGTGCGCGACCTAGCTGCCCAAGGACAAACTATGCTGTTTGTAGGTACTAAAAAGCAAGCTCAGGAAGCTGTCAAAGAAGAGGCTATCAGATGTGACATGTTCTATGTCAATGAAAGATGGCTTGGTGGTATGCTGACCAATTTCCAAACCATTCAAAAGCGTATTAATAGACTGCGTGAATTAGAAGACATGGAAGCAAAAGGCATGTTTGAAGTGCTGCCTAAAAAAGAAGTAATTACTTTGCGCCACGAGATGGAACGGTTGCAAAAATTCCTCGGCGGTATCAAGAATATGCATAAACTACCGGGGGCTTTGTTTATTATTGATCCGCGTAAAGAGCGTATTGCTGTGGCTGAAGCCCGTAAGTTAGGTATTCCTATTGTTGGTATTGTTGATACTAACTGTGACCCTGATGAAATTGACTATGTTATTCCCGGTAATGATGACGCTATTCGCGCT is a window of Sporomusaceae bacterium ACPt DNA encoding:
- the cheA gene encoding Chemotaxis protein CheA; this encodes MDISQYMGMFLEESREHLQTLNNCLLDLENDPGSLSVLDEIFRSAHTIKGMSATMGFTTIAELTHEMENVLDLLRKGTLFANDDITDILFKCVDTLEQLVENVASNSDAVVDIKPLVAKLAALAKGEPVPVVKSQRVHSVATDQAEVQSPPIEHIELDDTEINVVKAAKNQGIECYEIQVSLREGCLLKSARAYMVMSALEELGEVIKSIPSVEDLEKENFDNSFQVVILTSVDPEKIEATISNISEIEKVIVVPSIIPGNEQKLPKAIESKYGKPDAGNFEKKPVGDKADRSSTIEHNTSNTDKKLKSGQSVRVDIEKLDTLLNLVGELVINKTRLEQIGLTHRLSELVETIEQMDRVTTDLQAVVMKVRMVPVGQVFNRFPRMVRDLSRELNKEVNLIIQGEETELDRTVIDEIGDPLVHLLRNSIDHGIEHPAERQAKGKNAIGEIRLIARHEGNNVIIMVEDDGKGINPDVIKQKALEKGLITQSEADKMEPSEAIRLVFLPGFSTAETVTDVSGRGVGMDAVKTKIESLGGMVDVETKINEGSKFKIRLPLTLAIIQALLVKVCEEIYAIPLGAIDSTINVTSNDIKTIQNQEVILLRGQIIPIVRLANVLNVPNTCVHSQDELFVVIVHMGEHRAGIIVDTLIGQQEIVIKSLGKLLAGIKVIAGATILGNGQVALILDVGALKQ
- the sigD gene encoding RNA polymerase sigma-D factor, translated to MVGNNTEQKAANTLKLWREYTINRSPEIREKLIEIYLQLVKLVAGRIAVSLPQHVDKDDLISNGFFGLMESIDRFDPDRGIKFETYAVVRIRGAILDSLRAQDWIPATIRQKARQYEQTVAKLEHALGRSVSDEEIAMAMKISLNELYTLINHLNSSTLIPLEEFAKTETASQHTPNPAQRVEEEEVKAMLAKSIDKLPEKERLVISLYYYEGLTLKEISLILKLSEARISQLHTKAIFRLRGALSRLKSSLV
- the cheC gene encoding CheY-P phosphatase CheC; this encodes MSEDILKLSPLQLDALREIGNVGAGNAATALSQIINHKIDMTVPEVSILPLGDVPEVVGGPDAMVAGVYLRVFGPAPGSILFLLPRDSAFCLVDMLMGRKQGDTQLLNSMDESALMEIGNILAGAYLNALSYFTKLTLLPSIPALAIDMAGAILSVILIQLGQMGDHALVIETEFTTDNDGVKGHFFLIPDPGSLGTILAAIGVKE
- the cheW_3 gene encoding Chemotaxis protein CheW, giving the protein MSEVTYSGNEIQLVVFKLGREEYGISILQVQEIKRMTEITRVPHSPDYIKGVMNLRGSVLPVIDLKKRLNLPPQEYNDDTRIIIIKVEDITVGMIVDAVSEVTTIDKNNIEPPQAVVGGIAADYLSGVGKTENRLLILLNADAIIGIGQEVKAG
- the rpsB gene encoding 30S ribosomal protein S2, with the translated sequence MSVISMKQLLEAGVHFGHQTRRWNPKMAPYIFTERNGIYIIDLQKTVKKVEEAYNFVRDLAAQGQTMLFVGTKKQAQEAVKEEAIRCDMFYVNERWLGGMLTNFQTIQKRINRLRELEDMEAKGMFEVLPKKEVITLRHEMERLQKFLGGIKNMHKLPGALFIIDPRKERIAVAEARKLGIPIVGIVDTNCDPDEIDYVIPGNDDAIRAVKLLTAKVADAVLEGRQGEQMAE
- the cheD gene encoding Chemoreceptor glutamine deamidase CheD, coding for MAELIKVGMADYKVGRSPDSLISYGLGSCVGIALFDPIAKIGGLAHIMLPDSTQARSADNPAKFADTALPLMLNEIIKLGAVKSRVTAKIAGGAQMFTFTNTTDIMRVGERNAEAVRFVLKKLEIKLMAEDTGGNYGRTVELKLDNGIFRVKTIDKGEKEL